In the genome of Populus nigra chromosome 19, ddPopNigr1.1, whole genome shotgun sequence, the window ATATAACAATTTGACGTCCAAGCATTCATTATTGTTGCCTTGCAGGTGGATCTTGCCCTCGTCAAGAGAAACCCTCTCTGCCTTATTGGGATTCAGTAGATTAAGAAATGCTTCTGTTCTTTCCTGTGTTGTATCCTAAGTTTATCATTGACGAAGGCTGAGGCTGTATTCATTTGGCATCACCAATTACGGGCTAGTCTTCAATTGTTTTGTACTCTTTATCAGAAATAGCAGCAATAAATTCTGCATTTTGAACCTATCCCGCTGTGCTAGCGTGGTAGTAAACTTTCCCAGATTGGTCTCTCTTTTATAAGCTTGTTTTCCCATCGATAACGAGCCCAGCCATTTCAAATAGCTTGTCTCTCTTTTATTGGGCGTGGAATTCAAATAGACAGTCATTCATGGGGTAAGATCTTTGAAGGGTTGCGGCAGAGATTGGATGATGGATCAGAGGTTTAAGCACCTTATCGTCCATTACAAGAGTGCCGTGTGATCATCCAAAACGACCGTTTGTTAAATGGGGAGGTTCTAAATGAAAGCCAAAACAAAGTGATACTGTATATCGGTTCTAAATGGAAGCCAACTTGGTTCTTCTGAGATTCGCATCTGTACTATTATTTGTAATCATACCACAAGGAGCATTTTTAATAGTCCGTTTGTTTCatgttgttctttttatttttttttaaaatatattattgaaatgatatatattttttatttttttaaaattgtttttgatattaatatatcaaaataatttaaaaatactaaaaaaaattaatttgaaaaaaacatttagtttttttttaaatatttttaaaacataaaaacaaatgaaaagaaactCAGCTGACACAGGCAACCCATTTAACTCATTTAATAATGGATAAATATGAATATAACTAGCAAATCTTAACGAATTTTATACACAGATGAAATACATAAtccaaaaattgaataatattacaACTCCTGTCTTTTTTTGAGGTAGCTGCATCCAATAATAGACCTCCTGTACcattagaaaagaaagtgaAGTTTTCTCGCATGCTCATTTTAGtccctaatatatttttaaaatttatttagttcctatattttatcttcttattACAAATAAGTAATtagttgaaagtttttggtttTCATACTTTTATGTAAATACATTCACTCCCTCAATGAAAAACTTTTTTACAATCAAATCCCTGTGTCACATTCATTTAACTGGATACAGGTAAACTTGGTCAAACATTTATTATGGATAGGATACGGATTAAATGGGGATGAgtaccattttaaaaaataaataggtcaTAAATGATAATAGGTAAAGCATTACTCCTAGCCCTACCCATTTAGACGTCCCTAGCTGAAACAACTTTTTAAGCTTCGTGTTGAAATTATGAACAATTTTGGTGATTCAATTTATTTGGAACTGTTGTAGATTGTGGGACTTTCCAAAGGATTTCACAGAAACACAGCGCTGAGACACACAAGTATATACACATCAGGGTACAAATGGGGTATGCATGCAATGAGCAACTGAAGTTAATTTAAGTCTTCAGAATCCCCACTTCCAAGAGAATTGAAATTAAACCGTGTTTTTGGAGAACTGGTAACGATAATCTCAGCTTCAGGAAACTGAACATCTGTCTCCTCTTCTGAAGAGTCGGCATCAGATGCTTGAGAATTATCACCAATCAAACCAGATTCAAATTTTCGACGCCTTTCCACAGCAGCCTCAACCTTCTTCTGAAATTCTTCGTCTGTGGAAGCTAGCATGTACCgcagtttaaaattaattcgatTCTCTACCAGAACCTTGTGCCTTGGAATTATTCGGTCATCGAGAGAATAGCTGAAGAACCTGAAGATTGCATAACTAGCCATCAGCACCAAAGGCGCACAGGAAGAGGAATGAAATAAAGGACCAGCAAATTTTTATTCAGCGAAAAAGTTTTCTAGATAATCCATCCAGTTACTCATACGTAAAGGGCACTGCAGCAATAACTTGGACTCGTCTTTGTAGAGTTGAGAGCCTCTACTGAGTACTTGATCTTGACTTACAACATGCCTCTAAATGAAACTAGTTAGTTTTGGTAGAGGTATTTACCTTGGAAACTCAATGAGATCCTGCAAAGGCCGCACCATAGTTCGCCTCAAGTACTTGTACTTTGGACGGAGGAGATCTATATTGTACCGCAGTAGCATGGGAAAATCAGCAATCATCTCACCCAACTGTCGATGGCGTATGCCAAGTGAGAGGAGGTATTTCAGATTGATCTCAAGCTTATTCACTATGCTGCATCCCAAGAGCTCAGGTCCCAAAGCTATAGCCTTCGCGATATTTCTCTCACTAACTCCGGCTTTTGTCATCAAGAATATGACCTGCATGTTACTCCAACTTTCAGTAAAATAAAGTCCAGCTTTACTTGCATTGAAAAGTGAGATGATAACTAGACAAAGAGAAATGGAGATACATTTGTACAATGAAAAACAGACCATCTCTTTAAGGGGAAAAGGGTGGGGTTCTTAAATAATGATATACTTCACGCAGGATATGATAAGAAATAGAACAAACCACGGGCCGGATTTTCTTGTAAAGGCTGTATGTTAACAACGGAGGAAACTTTACAAGCATGTTGCCGATAGCATCATCTCTAATGCCTATATCCTGAAAAAATCGTACCTTCACAATGAACAGCAAAATCATGTCAATTCATTAGAAACAGCAGCAGCAAGACTAGCATAATTTCATTAACATCTCACTTCATGTTCAAAAGTTTATCTTTCAGGCAATCCAGAAACAATTACTACACATTAGCATGAGGAGAAAAATGAGATTAGCAGGATGAAATCCGAATCAAAGGAACTCAACTGGATTAAATGAGCATGAAAGAATGGGTAGTTGTATACCTTAGGCACTATCGTTTGCTCCAAATCAACACAGAAAACCATTGGTTTAATGACAAGCATTCTCTTCATACCATCACGTGAAATTCCAAGGTAGTATAAATACTTAACAAGAGGCTTCCATCTTTCTTCAATGGAACAACCCATCAACTGTGGCTTAAATGCTAGTAATCTCCCAACATCTTCATTGCTGAGGCCAAACTCCTTCAGATAATTAACCTGAATGAACAACATCATCCACtatatcataatatttattgctagaaggatttttcaaaaaatacatcatTGAGGCAGTGCTTGTTGCATCTCAATAGTTAACTCATTGGCAATCAAGTTGAGCTGTTTCAAGAAGCGAGATCCTAAAATCCTGCAATATTATAAATTGCATAATAATTCAGTTACCTTTTGGTTCATCTCTTCCAAGGTAAAGTATCCAAGTACCCTGGGATAATCAAAGACCATTGTGCCGAAATCCTTCTCATTCATGCCCATATCCAAGAAGAACCCCACTCGAGTTTTCACTTCTTCCATGCTACAACACAACAATTGAGGACATCGACTCATTACATAACCCATCCAATCCATTCTCACTCCATTGCTCTCTAAATACCAAACAATTTCATCCAATTCTTCAATAGATCGTTCCAAAATATTTTCTCCTGCCTTTGTGAGCACCGAACCAAGAAATTCCCCCTTCACATGAATTGATTTCAACCACTCAGTAACACGTCTAATGGAATCAACATTTCCTCTTGACATGTAAATAAGCTTAGCAATCCTAGGATATGACACTGCATTGTGTTTCAACCACCTATATAATTCAGCAATCACAATTAACACATTTAAAACCACATTGAACAAAGACCACAAATTTATAAACATGAACTAGGAAAATTATCCAAGCACAAAGTGAGATGCAACCTGCTGAAATCCACGATAATGAAGtgaaaagaatttaataaaaaagtaaacttTCTCATAAACCGACAGATAAAAACCAAGTAATTCACAAAAACAACTAATCAAACACATAGTAACCAACTCTAAACTCAATAAAACCA includes:
- the LOC133680481 gene encoding transcription termination factor MTERF2, chloroplastic; amino-acid sequence: MLSCPHHHHPLHFHHHRNRNSTTILQLSSSHHHHHDQTPQNHASTTTITTNDKPILRTHNSKSTSLLIHHLKSPNQTQNKIETSQDVITPEERVKLQELTLVTKKRIPRFPGSVFQTKAESLDSPLQTLFRNKSEDEYNSENDDDFDEEMVVKAIEIRRKVTAEIFKQAMRKKGKFGITYSTNLVNRLDDFVDFVMIKAAAMKRMDEFKFLSFNDRARRVIEELNVVPLIRWLKHNAVSYPRIAKLIYMSRGNVDSIRRVTEWLKSIHVKGEFLGSVLTKAGENILERSIEELDEIVWYLESNGVRMDWMGYVMSRCPQLLCCSMEEVKTRVGFFLDMGMNEKDFGTMVFDYPRVLGYFTLEEMNQKVNYLKEFGLSNEDVGRLLAFKPQLMGCSIEERWKPLVKYLYYLGISRDGMKRMLVIKPMVFCVDLEQTIVPKVRFFQDIGIRDDAIGNMLVKFPPLLTYSLYKKIRPVVIFLMTKAGVSERNIAKAIALGPELLGCSIVNKLEINLKYLLSLGIRHRQLGEMIADFPMLLRYNIDLLRPKYKYLRRTMVRPLQDLIEFPRFFSYSLDDRIIPRHKVLVENRINFKLRYMLASTDEEFQKKVEAAVERRRKFESGLIGDNSQASDADSSEEETDVQFPEAEIIVTSSPKTRFNFNSLGSGDSEDLN